A region of the Halosolutus amylolyticus genome:
AGGCCAGCGGGTCGGGATCGTCGTTCGCCGGGCCGCTGTGGACGGACGGCGACGTCAGGGTCGTGGCGACCCACGACGGCGACGGGACGTTCGTCGTCGACGGCTACGGCGCGGACGGCAGTCGAGAGATCCTCGTCCACCGGACCGGCGCGTTCGACAACTCCCGATCGTACAGGGCGGGCGGCCCGGTCTGGCTCAACGTCGAGGCCGACGGCGACTGGACGCTCCGCGTCACCCACGTGTAGCGACGGACGATACCGGCGTCGATCGCGACTCACTCGTGGGCTGCGTCGAGTTCGGCGCTCTCAGGGACAGTCGCTCTCGTCGACCGATCGGGGTTCCGATCCCTGGTCGACTGCCCGCGTCGCGCCCGTCTCGAGGGCCACCAGCATCGCCCGACCGCCGTACTCGTGGGTCTGGTCGTGACCGCGAACGACGACGCACGTCACGTCGTCGGGGATGTCGACGGTCTCCGATCGGGTGAACGGCTGGTCGGAGTGGGCGTGGAGGAGGTCGCGCCGACCGAGTCGCGTCCCGTCGAGGCGCTCGACCTGCCACCAGTTCGCGTAGCCGTCCTCGCCGTCGTCGTCGTGGTGGAGCGTCACGTCGAACGCGTACGCGCCGTCCTCGGCGTCGAATTCGACCCCGACGACGTTCGCCTCCCGGAGGTCGAGGTCGTCTGCCCCCTGCTCGGTGCCGTCGGACTCGGATCCGTCGCCCGAATCCGGGCCGTCGTTCTCGTCGGTACCGTTGTCCTCGTCGATCGATCCCGAGTCGTCGCTCCGGTCGCTGCAACCGGCCAGTGTGGCGATCGCGAGCGCACTCGCAGTGCTCCCGAGCAACCGGCGTCGGGCGAAGCCAGGTCCGGACATGCGTCTTCGATCGGCCCCCGGGACTAAATCGTCCCCGGCGATTTGCCGGGTCAGCAACTGCCGCCCGCCAGTGTGAGTCGCTTTGGGGACCGATTTGCTGAGCCAGCAAATCGGCGATTCCGTTACGGTCCAGTGGCGTGAACGTCACCGCGAGCACAACTGATGTCCTTCGACGAGCCTTCCCGTCGCGCCTTCCTCGCCGGGTCAGTCGTGGCGGTCGGCGCCGGCGGTGCGTACTATCTCACGCGATCCGACGAGTCTCACGACGACGAGTCTCACGGCCTGTCGCCGGAGTTTCACGCGAGCGACGAGACGTCGACTCTCGGCGTCGAACTGGCCGGCAAACCGATCATGGGATCGCCGGAAGCCCCGATCGACCTCTACTACTGGACGGACTTCCAGTGTCCGTTCTGCGCGCAGTTCGAACGGGAGACGCTCCCCGACCTCGTCCGGGAGTACGTCGACCCGGGGCGGATTCGGGTCGTCTTCGTCACGGTTCCGTTCTTCGGCGGGGACTCGATGACCGCCGCGGTCGCCAGCAGGTGCGTGTGGGAGCAGGTTCAGGAGACCGAGCGCTCGGCGTACTGGAACTGGCACGCGGCGGTCTTCGACGAACAGGGCGAGAAGAACTCGGGCTGGGCCGCAGCCGACAACCTCGTCGAGTACACGCGATCGGTCTCCGGCGTCGACGCCGACGCGCTCGCGACCTGTCTCGACGAGCGTCGGTCGACGTACGAGGAGGAGATCGATGCGAACGCGGCGCAGGCCCGCTCGTTCGGCATCTCGGGAACGCCGGCGTTCCTCGCCTTCGACCCCGAGACCGAGGCGGGCGAGGCGCTCGCCGGCGCGCAACCGATCGATCGGTTCGAGGAGGCGATCGAGGCGGTCGAAGACGCGTGACGCGGTGCACGATTTACGGTCGACCGGGTGGTAGCGACGAACGAGCCGATGGTTCAGCAGACGCCGATCTCGTTTTCGAGTAGCGGAACAACCTGTCGCGGCGCACTGTACGCACCGACCGGTGTCGACGAGCCGCCGATCGTCGTGCTGGCACACGGGTTCGGCGGTGAACGGACGTGGCGACTGCCGGCGTTCGCGCGTCGCTTCGCCGAACGCGACGTTGCGGCCCTCGTCTTCGACTATCGCACGTTCGGCGACAGCGACGGGACGCCGCGAAACCTGATCAGCCCGCGGCGTCACCTCGAAGACTGGCGCGCTGCCGTCGCACACGTCCGTTCGCGCCCCGACGTCGACGGGAATCGGATCGCGCTCTGGGGGACGTCGTTCAGCGGGGGCCACGTCGTCGCGACCGCGGTTCGCGACCCCGATATCTCCGCGATCGTCGCCCAGGTACCGTTCACCGACGGACTCGCGACGACGGGTGCCCTGGTCCGGCGCGGCGGTGCGTCGTACGTCCGCGGAGCGATCGCCGGCGCGGCTCGCGACCTCGCGCGGGCGACACTCGGGCGCGGCCCCTACTACGTCCCGATCGTCGGCGACCCCGACGCGTTCGCCGCCCTGAACACGCCGGACGCGAAGCCCGGATTCGAGTCGATCGTGCCGGACGACGCGACGTTTCGAAACGAGTGTCCCGGGCGCATCCTGGCGACCGTCCCGTCGTACCGACCGATCGCAGCAGCCGACGGCGTCTCCTGTCCGTCGTTCGTCGTCGAGGCGGCGCAAGATACCATCGTCCCGCCCTGGACCGTCGAACGACTCGCCTCGAAACTCGACGACGTCGAGCGACTCCGGTTGCCGGTCGGTCACTTCGACGTCTACCAGGGTGACGTGTTCGAACGGGTCGTCGACCGGCAGATCGCGTTCCTCGAGCGCCACCTGTGACGGTCCGGACGCGGGCCCCGGCGTTCGTTCGTTCCCCTCGATCGGCGGCTCGCCAGACGGCAGTCGTCATGGCGAAGCGCCGGCTCCCGCCCGGCATTCCGACGCCCCCGAACTCGTTCGGCGGGCCCGCTTGCACTAGACAGCAGTGCACGCTTTTCCACGTACCCGCGATCGGCTAGCATGGCTCAGCGAGCAGACACGTGGCTCGGCCTTCGCGAGCGGGCGAAACCGCTCGTTCGGGCGGGCATCGTCCTCGGAATCGGCCTGGGCGGCTTCTTCGACGGGATCGTGCTCCACCAGCTCCTGCAGTGGCACCACATGCTGTCGGCCTGGACGGCGCCGACGTCCGTCGCCAGCCTGCGGCTGAACGTGCTTGCCGACGGGCTGTTCCACGTCGGGACGTATCTCTTCACGATCGCCGGGATCGCCCTGCTCGTCCGCGCCTGGCGGCGGCCGGCCGTTCCCCGGTCGGGGCGAACGCTCGTCGGATCGGTGATCGTCGGCTGGGGCGTGTTCAATCTGATCGAGGGGCTCGTGAATCACCACCTTCTCGGCATTCACCACGTCTGGCCGGCCGGGCCC
Encoded here:
- a CDS encoding DsbA family protein; protein product: MSFDEPSRRAFLAGSVVAVGAGGAYYLTRSDESHDDESHGLSPEFHASDETSTLGVELAGKPIMGSPEAPIDLYYWTDFQCPFCAQFERETLPDLVREYVDPGRIRVVFVTVPFFGGDSMTAAVASRCVWEQVQETERSAYWNWHAAVFDEQGEKNSGWAAADNLVEYTRSVSGVDADALATCLDERRSTYEEEIDANAAQARSFGISGTPAFLAFDPETEAGEALAGAQPIDRFEEAIEAVEDA
- a CDS encoding alpha/beta hydrolase; translated protein: MVQQTPISFSSSGTTCRGALYAPTGVDEPPIVVLAHGFGGERTWRLPAFARRFAERDVAALVFDYRTFGDSDGTPRNLISPRRHLEDWRAAVAHVRSRPDVDGNRIALWGTSFSGGHVVATAVRDPDISAIVAQVPFTDGLATTGALVRRGGASYVRGAIAGAARDLARATLGRGPYYVPIVGDPDAFAALNTPDAKPGFESIVPDDATFRNECPGRILATVPSYRPIAAADGVSCPSFVVEAAQDTIVPPWTVERLASKLDDVERLRLPVGHFDVYQGDVFERVVDRQIAFLERHL
- a CDS encoding DUF2243 domain-containing protein; amino-acid sequence: MAQRADTWLGLRERAKPLVRAGIVLGIGLGGFFDGIVLHQLLQWHHMLSAWTAPTSVASLRLNVLADGLFHVGTYLFTIAGIALLVRAWRRPAVPRSGRTLVGSVIVGWGVFNLIEGLVNHHLLGIHHVWPAGPGSVLLWDVAFLLSGVVFVLGGYAVIRGDEAATPASRDDRATDEQLT